In Armatimonadota bacterium, the genomic stretch CACCAAGATCAAGAGCGTCACGATAACCGTTCCCGAAGTGTTGATCGAACGCGAGAACGTCTGGGTGATCGAACGGTTCATCAGGTGAGCGATGTCCTCGCCCGCCTCTTGGTGCCGCAGATTCTCACGGATTCGGTCGAACACGATGATCGTGTCGTGAACCGAGAATCCGATGATCGTCAGCATCGCCGTAAGGAACAGCGACGAGATATCCCACTTGAAGAAGTAGCCGAACAGAGCCGCCATGAAGACCACAACCAGAATGTCGTGGAACAGCGCGCCGATGGCCGAAAGACCAAACTTGAGACCTTCCTTAAATCCGCCAACCGAGAAGCCGAAGCGCAGCGCAAGGTAAGCAATGATGAGCAGAATCGAAATTCCTACACCGGTTGCCGCGCCGACTTGAACTTCCTTCTGAAGTGTTGGTCCAACCGTCGTGCTTCCTGCATCTGTCGCGTTCTGGAGGCCAGAAGCGGCAAGAACCGCCTGGGTTCGCTTGCCTGGATCCTTTTCGCCCTTAAAGGCGTCGTCAGGCACCGAGATGATCGCGAGCTTGTTGCCGTCTTTGGCTTCGCCAAACTTGACGGTTGATCCCTTAAAGCCAGCTTTCTCGAGTCCTTCGCTGATCGAAGCCGTCGTGTTGTCACCCTTGAAGAGGAACTGCGCCTCGGTTCCACCTTGGAGCTCAACATTAAATTTGAACCCGCCAAGCGGTACGAACACAAGGCCAATCACGACCGTCGCCGCAGAGATTGCAAACCACTTCTTCCACTTCTGGAGAATCGGCAGAATCTCGTGACCAAGCGTGTACTTCTTGAACCAGTCCCGCTCGATTGCGTACCACTTCAGATCCTTTCCGATTCCCGAACCAACCAGGAAGATGAGCAAGGAGCGCGTAACGGTAACCGCGGTGAACAGCGAGATCGCGACACCAATGATCAGCGTCGTTGCGAAGCCTTTGACGGGTCCGGTTCCAATGTTGGCGAGAACCAACGAAGTCAGGATCGTACAAGCGTTCGAATCAATGATCGCCGGCAGAGCGCGCTTGAAGCCAATCTCCATCGCCGACATCAACGGTCGGCCGTTTCGCATTTCTTCTTTGAAACGCTCAAAGACAAGAATGTTGGCGTCGACCGCCATACCGACTGAGAGGATAAATCCTGCAATCGCGGCAAGCGAGAAGGTAGCCCCGATGAACTTCAGCGCCGTGAGTGTGAAGAGCGTGTAGAGACACAACGCACACAGGGCTACCACGCCAGGAAAGGCGTAGTAGCCGATTAAGTAAATACTGATGACCGCAAAGGCGATGGCACCTGCGGTGACCATCTTGCCGTAGGCGGCGTCGCCAATTGTCGGGCTAACTGCCGAGGAACTGAGCTCTTCAAGCTCCGCCGGAAGCGATCCGCCGTTCAGCAAGGCAACGAGCGAGGTGACGTACTTCGTCGAAAACTCGCCGCTGATGAAGGCGTTGTTGCTAATCCGAGCATCCTTCATAACCGGCGAAACGCTGAGGACTCGGCCGTCCATAACGAAGGCGATCGGCTCTTCTTTGCCGAAGTAGCGGTCCATCCATTGCGACATCTTTCGGGTGCCGTCGTTATTGAACTCCATTGCTGGTTGGTAGGAGTTTTGCCCGGCAGGCTGGGCCGTAGCTGCAGCGAGGTCTGTTCCAGCGAGGATGAGGAACCAGCCATCAATGACCTGTTTGTACTCAGGAGTTCCTGGCTCAATCCGCTTTCCGTCAGACCGCCGAAGAAACTTAACGACCGGGGTGTTAGGGTCCTCCGATCGGACCTCATCATAGATTCGACTTTGGTTCTGAGCCGAGTTGAGGTTCCTTGCATGATACAGCTCAATCCGCGCACTGGAGCCGATAACTCGACGAGCCTCGTTAATGTCGCTAATTCCTGGGAGTTCGACGACGACTTGGTCGTCGCCTTTCGCAGCAACCACCGGTTCAGCCGCCATTCCGCTTGCGCGGTTCAGCAGAACCGAGATGATCTGCGAGCGGGCCTTCGGCATGGCAATCTTGCCTTGTTGATCTTTCCGGAGCTTGACTTGGTAGGTAAGGCGCGTTCCTCCCTTGATGTCGAGGCCGTAAATGGTCTTAAACTTGGTGAATCCCACGGCGGCCAATGCGCCCATGGCAATCACGAAAAGAAGGAAATAATAGCTACGTCGCTGCAAAACTAGGGTCGCCTCCAGGCGGTTTTGAACTTGAGAGTCTACCCCGGATGCCTGGCAGGGTGTCGGAGAAGCCGCCACCCTGCGGTTGCGAAACTACCGGACTTCTAGCACCGGAGCCCCGAGGACGTCCATCTTCGGCTCGATTCCAAGCCCCGGAGCCGTCGAAGCCCGCATCTTTCCGTTATCCCGTTGTGGAGCACCATTGGCTGTACTCACGGTGACGTAGCTGTTGAAATCTGTCGAAGTGAACCGGCTCTCATGCGGGCAACTATGCGCCAGATGCGCGATCGCTGCGGTGACAATATCGCCGCCCCAGCTATCTTCGATTGTGAGCGCGATGCCAAGGGTGACGCACATATCTCGCACTTGGCGCGCCTTCGTGATTCCGCCGAGCTTACTGATCTTGATGTTCACAACGTCCATCGCCAGGTCGCGCTGGGCATGAAGCAGCATTTCAAGCGAGTTGATGTTCTCGTCCAGAACGAACGGATGGTTCGTATGCCGCCGTACTGATAGACACTCTTCATACGAGCGGCAAGGCTGCTCGATGTAGACATCAACATCCTTAACCGCAAGAACCACGCGCATGGCCTCATGCTGAGTCCAGCCGGTATTAGCATCAGCCACCAAACGGTCGCCCGGTAGAAGTTCCGCCGCGACGGCTTTGATCCGGGCAATGTCGACGTCGGGATCACCGCCGACTTTAAGCTGGAACCGGCGATAGCCTTCGGCCCGATACTTGGCCACTTTAGATGCCATTTCCTCTGGAGACTCCTGCGAAATCGCTCGGTAGAGGGTGATGTCATCACCCGATCGGCCACCGAGCAGGGTGCAAACCGGAAGACCTGCCGTCTTACCAAGGATGTCCCAGCAAGCCATGTCGATTCCAGACTTCACGTAAGGGTGACCCTGGAGTGCCGCGTCCATTCGGTCATTCAGAACCCCAATCTCGCAAGCGTCGTATCCGATAAGGTGTGGTCCAAGCTCCTTGATGCCCGCCCGAACTCCAGCCGCGTAGGCCGGAAGATAAAATGGCCCTAGCGGACAAACCTCGCCCCACCCGGTGACGCCTTCATCCGTCTCGACTTCGACGATTGTGCTGTCGAAGACGGAGACCGACTTTCCGCCTGACCATTTATAAGTCCCTTCAAACAGCGGAAGATCTACTTGATAACCCCGAATCGCCTTGATTCCCATAGTTGGCGTAGTTTAGCCGATGGTTGGGAACAGCGACCCCGATTGACTCCCCTTTTCCAGATGAGTCGCTACGGAACGATCTGGGAAACTTCATAGCGTTGGATGCTTCGGGAGCAAAAGGGAGCTTTGGCCATTTTGAATTACAATGGTTGGAGATGAATGTACCGCCGAGTTATCAGATGCCTCCGCCGAGCGATGCTCCGGCTCCGCCGCAGAAGAGCGGGGTGCCGGGGTGGGCTAAGTGGGCGATTGGATGCGGAGCGATGGTGATGTGCTGTTGCCCGGTTGGGGGCGGGATTCTGTTTCCGGTGTTTGCCCAGGCGAAAGTTGCCGCGCAGACGACAACATCGCTGGCTCATCTCCGCGATCTGAGTTCGGCGATGCACGAGTATGCGACGGATAACGATGATCGAACCTGCCCGATTGAGGGTTGGAACGCGAATGTTTCGGGATACGGTGATGCTTTCTCGTTGGCTGATCCTCTTGTGAAAGACCAGCTCGGCTACGGCCTGAATCCGGGGGTTTGTTCGATCAGTGAATCGGCGATTGAGGATATGTCGAAGGTGATCCAGTTTGGAACTAGCACCCAGGAAGGTCCCGATACAGTTCTCACACCAGAGACTCTTCGTAAGGTCAGCCGACCGCCCTTCCGGACGCTATGGGTGACGGTTGATGGACAGGCGAAGAAAGCGTTGATCGACGAGGCCCAGAGGTTGCAGTGGAAGCCGGTTCAAAAGAAAAAGTAAAGCCCACGAATCCCGTTTGGGAGTTCGTCAAAGGTGGCGTGAAAGGGTTCGTGATTATGTTTGTCGTAGTTTTTCCATTCTCCTGTGCGTATGGTTTTTGGCAAGCATCCGGAAGGCAAAAATACATCAATCAGACCGCAGCTCACGCAAATTTGCTTGCTCAGTCGTGGTTGCTTTATGCAGCTGATTCCGATCAGCGGACGTGCTTAAGCGAAAACTGGAATGCCGCACTCGCTGGCTATTACAAAGACGCCAGGGTTCTAGAGGACGCGAACATCGAAACCGGAGAGCGGCGCGGAATCGGTCTTAACCCCGGTTTTGCAGGGAAAAGCATGAGTACCCTCCCAGAAACGCGACGGAGTTTGGTCTTTGCGCTTACTACGAATCTTGGCAAAGATGCCCTGGTTAGTAAGAGTACGTTGCGAAGCTATTCTGACGTGATTGACGTCATCGTCGTTGCAACTGGGGACGGAAAGTCTTACAAGATCCGATTTTCGAAGTTGCAGAGTCTGTTCTGGGAAGTTCCGGCAAGTAGCCCGGGTCACTGACGCGCCCGGTGCCGGACGGGGTCCGGCTTTCAGGAGGGTGCTGGACGGTAGTCTTTGGAACGATGGAGTTCGAGTTCTCACCTTGCCAACGGGAGGAATTTCCTCGGCTGACGGAAATGTTTGATGAAGTGGCGGCTTTTCAGGAGCGGATTTCGGAGCTGCAATCGATAAGCAGTGAGCCGGTTTTAGCGAGGACGTGATGGAGCCAGAGATTGAGATGATGCCGAAGAGACGGGTACCTTGGGTGGCGCTACTAGTCGTTGGTGTCCTGTTTTTTATGGCGGTCTCGATTCTCGGACCGCTCTTTGCTTCGGCTCGGGTTGCGGCGACGCGCGTGCACGCGATCTCGAATTTGAAGACTCTTGCCACCGGGTGGCACGTGTACGCCTCGGATTATGATGATCGAGGTTGTCCCACTACCGGTTGGAATACTCTCCTCATCACCCATCGCAAATCAGGAGTCCAGGAGGAGCATCTGATCGATCCAATGTTCGAGTGCCTTCCGACATATGACTGCACCGACAACCGAGCATTGGGCTTGAACAAGTCAGTAGGTGGGGTGGACGTGACTACCGTAGCAGATGCTGATAGATTAGTTATGTTCGCACAATCTAAAGTCGGCGGGCCAAACTTACTGGTTTCCGCAGAAACCGCGAGAGAAGGATTTATGGGTTTTGCGTTCGTCGACGGTCACGCTAAGATGAGAGGCAACTGGGGCGAGGTTCAAATAAGTTGGGAGCCTCGGGCAGAACCTAGTCGTTGACGGCGCGGGGGCGTCCGGATTCCAGGGGAGTTGCGGCATCTGCCACAATCTACGGGTGAGCAGCAACTACGGGATTACCCCTCAGGGAGAGAATTTTAGCGAGTGGTACAACGAGCTTGTCGTCAAGGCAGAGCTCGCGGATCACTCCGCCGTGCGCGGTTGTATGGTCATCAAGCCTCATGGATATGCCATTTGGGAGCTGATGCAGCGCGCGCTCGACGACATGTTCAAGGAGACTGGACACGTCAACGCCTACTTCCCGCTGCTCATCCCGAAGTCGTTTTTTGAGAAGGAGGCCGACCATGTGGACGGCTTTGCGAAAGAGTGCGCGGTTGTGACTCACCACCGGCTGAAGGCGAATCCGGACGGGAAGGGATTGATTCCGGACCCGGACGCGAAGTTGACGGAGGAGTACATTATTCGTCCGACTAGCGAGACGATTATTTGGAACACCTATAAGAACTGGATTCAGTCGTACCGCGATTTGCCGTTGCTGATTAACCAGTGGGCGAACGTGATGCGCTGGGAGATGCGGACGCGGATGTTCTTGCGCACGGCTGAGTTCCTTTGGCAGGAAGGTCACACGGCTCATGCGACATACGACGAGGCCGAACAGGAGGCTTTGACGATTTTGCACGAGTGCTACGCGAAGTTTGCTGAAGAGTGGATGGCGGTTCCGGTGGTGAAGGGGATTAAGAGCGAGGGCGAGAAGTTCGCGGGGGCGGATCACACCTATACGATTGAGGCGATGACGCAGGATCTCCGGGCGATTCAGGCGGGGACTTCGCACCACCTTGGCCAGTCATTTGCTAAGGCATTTGATGTGACTTTTCAGTCGGCGGAGGGCAAGTTGGAGCACGTTTACGCGACGTCGTGGGGGGTTTCGACGCGGTTGATCGGGACGCTGATCATGGCTCACTCGGACGATAAGGGGCTGGTTTGCCCGCCAAAGCTCGCACCGGTTCAGGTCGTTTTTATTCCGATGGGCCGAGGCGAGGTTTGGGATGTGACGGTTGCGAAGGCTAAAGCGCTGGCGGCTGAGCTGAAGGCACGGGGAGTTCGGGTTAAGGTTGACGACCGGACGAAGGAAGGTCCAGGCTTTAAGGCGAAGGATTGGGACCTGAAGGGGGCTTGCGTTCGAGTTGAAGTTGGTGGACGCGAGCTTGAGGCTGGGGAGTTGGGCGTTGCTCGGCGGGACTCGGAGGAGAAGCTGCTGGTTCCGGTTGACCAGATTGTTGATCGGTGCGTGAGCTTGCTGGACGAGATTCAGGCGAATCTGTACGCCAAGGCGCTGGCGTTCCGCGAGGCGAATACGGTTCGGGTGGATACCTGGGACGATTTCTTGGCGCGGTTTGAAGGCGAAGGGGGCGGTGGGTTTGTGCTGGCTCACTGGGACGGAACTCAGGAGACTGAGGACAAGATTAGTGAGGCGACAAAGGCGACGATTCGGTGTATTCCGCTCGTGCCGCTTGCGCCGGGTGACGATCAGCCGGGGGTTTGCGTGATGACGGGCAAGCCGAGTAAGCAGCGGGTTGTGTTTGCTAAAGCTTATTGAGCTGTCTGCTGTCTGCCTTTAGCCTTCAGCGGAAGTGTGGAATCGCCATAATCTTGCTGAGGGCTAACGGCTGACGGCCGAAAGCTTCCGGCCCATGGATGAATCCCAAAAGACCCGAGATGACGCGAATATCTGGCTAGCGCGGTTGTCTCCGTTGCTTTCGCCTAAGCCGGGGTTGAGTCAGGATGAGGTGGAGAAGAATATCAACACCTTGCGGTCGTTGCAAGGTGAGGCTTCGGATTTGCAGTATCGGCTCGGGTCTCTTTGGGAGCCGGGGGATGTGGAGTTGGCGAACACGTTTGGTAACGCTGTGACTCAGTTGCCTTCGATTGAATCGGATTTTCGGAGTCGGTTGGCTTCGCAGCGGTTTCCGGGGCCGAGGGTGGATTTGGAATCCATTCAGGAGCGGCTGGCGGAGCGCGAGGCTCAGCAGGAGCTGGGGATTCCGACTTCGGTCCACAATGCGCTCTCGTTGAGTATTCAAACTTCGCCACGGAACATCGCCGCGGCACTTGGACTGGGGGTCTTTGCCCTTGGATGGAATGCATTTACTTTGATGCACTGCATTCTGATGGTAGGAGGAATGTGGAGGGCCATGGGGCCAGTTGCACTTTTCATGCTGCTGTTCTACTCCATCTTCTTTGGGGTCGGATTTGCGATGATATGGGGAGTGATCGAGGCGCTTTCTGTTGAGGAGATTGAGCTGACGGGGCGGTCTTTGCTGATCAAGAAGTCGATCGGTAAGTGGGTTCGGACGAAGATGATCGATCTTGATCCGGAGTCTCGAGCCGTTGTAGGGATCGCGCAGGCGGGGGTTCGGATGAACAATGGTAACAACCGAGTTCCTCAGCGGGCCGTTTTGATGACAGACTCGAAGGGGAAGGAAGTTGTTTTTGCCGCTGGAGCAACCGAAGAACTCAGGACGCGGATTGCTCGTCAGGTGAACGAGTATTTAGGGGCGCGGGTTTAGGCGGAAAGTTGGAAGCAAGAAGTCGGAAGACTGGATTGGATGCAACCCGCTTGCGCTCTGCCCTTTTCCGCTTGACAACCCCATGACCAACGTCCTAGACTTGGGTCATGTTCAGGAAGTTGACTGCGGAGCAGTCGGAGGCTGTTGCGATCTTCCTGAGCTGGATCATTGCGGGGATGGCGTTTGCGATCCTGAGTGAAGGGATTAAGGCGCGATTATTCGACTTGCCGTTCGGCCTGAGTTGGGTTCCACCTGGTGTGGCTTTCGTCTGGACGTGGGTTCAATCGATGAGATCGAAACTCCGAGAAGACATGCTTTTCATGGTTGTCGTTGGAGCCATTTCTGGAACTTTCGGCAGTAAAGGGATTCTAGGTCTCGTCGCTTCGGTGATTGTGTTTCGGCAGCAAGTTTTCTTTATGTCCTTGACCATGGTGACGATGCTCATCGTAGGCTGTCTCATCGTCAAAAACTATGTGAAGGCCACTCCAGAATTTCTTCTAAGAAAGAAAGAGGCGGATGCACTAGCAAACAAATCCATCGAAGATTACGAGGCTGAGTACGCTGGTCTCTCAGAGCTAGAAACTCTTGATCTCAGAGAAAGGCGCATACTTCAGCCCCCCATAGCAGTTCGCTCGCCAGCCGAGTTAATGCTCCCCATTTTCAAGCAGTTCGCCTACGCATTTCTTTCCTTAGGGGCAGTTTTAGGGTGCATAACTACTTCGGCAGTTACCGAGAAGTTCAAACTTTGCGTGGTAGCCGCATTCGGCATCGCCATGATCGAGTGGCTACACAGATTTGGGATGCCAATGCTATCGAAGCGAATCCTCGACAGCACGATCGATTGGCAAAGGTTTGAGACAGAAACGCTGGAGGCGATACGCGAGCGGCGCGCTGAGCTTCTTCGGAAAGATACCTAAGCAGAAGCGGCTGGAAGTCAGCGTTTAGATTCGCGCAATGACTACGTCCTCGACTAGCCCGGCTGGTTGGGTTTGCCAGTCTTCGGTGGGGGTTAGGAACCTGGCAATCTCCACTCCTTGGGTGCTGGCGTTGCGGAGGGTTTTTAGTTGGAGTTGGGCGAGGGCGGGGCCGCCTCCGGAGAGCATGGCGAGGCGATCTTGGGTTTGGAGGAAGGCTTGGGCGGCGACGACTTGGGCGTCTTGCTCTAGCCAGGCTACAAACGCATCACCTTCTTCGGCGAGCATTTCGAGTTGAGTGGCGAAAGCGGGTGAGAGGTCGGGGACGAAGCGTCGGAGCATTGCGACGGCGTCGCCGAGTTCATCGTACGCCGAGTGCTTGAGGGACGCATTCGCAAAGGTTTGAGCCCAAGCGGCGGCTTTCGGAGAGAGGAATTGCTCGATCGGTTCGGAAAGCACGAGCGCGGATCCGGTTGGACGGACTTTGCGGAGCATTTTGGTTGCCGCATAGTCGGTCACGTAGGCTCCAGCTGAGAGGTGAGTTGCCGGACGGCGAAGAATCATCGCCTCGAAGCGGCTCTCGGCGAGGTAGTCGCGAAGCTCGAGTTCAACAGCGGCCCAGGTTGTCTGTGGCTCGGACGCGATGACCGAGATCCCAAACTCGGTGGTGTCGAATCCTAGCATCTTGATGCTTTTCTTGCCCTTAAATAGCTTTCGCTTAGGTTCCATTAGCGGGACGACGGCGCAGAGTTCGCCGCCTGAGAATCCGGTGACGATTACAGGCACAAAATCGCGACGATGCCGCTCGAATTCGAGCTGGACCAGCGGCCAAACTGACTGAGGGTCACTGCCTCGAGTCTTCTCGAACAGTCTTCGCCAATGGGGTTCTGTCGCAGCGTAGCCATCCCAACCTCGAACGATTCGGGTAGTGATCTTCTGAACCTGGGTTTCAGAACCTGGCTGGCGCGGAGTGATTACAGACATTGACTTGCGGAGCCTAGGTTGCAAAAGCCGTGCCAGGAAGGGCGGTTGACGCCGGAATTTTCGTGAGGTATTATCTATGGGTTCCGGGCTAATAGCTCAGTTGGTTAGAGCACACCCCTGATAAGGGTGAGGTCGCAGGTTCGAGTCCCGCTTGGCCCACCATTCCACCTCCCGGAACTTCTTTCCTTGGAAGTCAAACGATTGAGGATCTTTGCGCCCGTAGACTCACGGTAACATTCTGCGCAAGATGCACGAGATGCCTAGACGAGATTTTCTTGCCGCCGCTGGAGCCGCCGGAATTGCCGCAACCGGTCTTGCCACCCAGTCAACCCCGCGCCGTAAACCAGGTTCGAAGTCGGTTGCCAACCTCGCCGTAAAGCTTGATCGAGTTCGCGCTGCATTTATCGGAGTCGGAGCTCGGGGCTCTGGCCATCTCAGTCAGATGTGTCTGATCGACGGCGTCGATATCATTGCCGTCTGCGATAACCACTTGCCGACTTTGGAGCGGGCGATTAACAATGTGGTGAACCGCCACAAGCGACCAGCACCCGCGGCTTATGGTCGAGGTGATGATGATTACAAGCGAATGCTTGAGCGCAAGGATATTGATATTGTCATCATCGCTACTCCCTGGGATCTCCACGCGCCGATGGCACTGGCCGCGATGGAAGCAGGGAAACACGCCTTTGTCGAGGTTCCGGTGGCCGTGACGCTGGAGGACATGTGGAAGCTTGTGGACACCTCCGAGCGGACTCAAAAGATCTGTATGATGATGGAGAACGTTTGCTACGGACGCGAGGAGCTTCTTGTTTTGAACATGGCGCGTCACGGCGTTTTTGGTGACTTGTTGCATGGCGAGGCGTCGTACATTCACGACCTCCGAGGACAGATGTTTGAGGTGGAGCACGGGACGGGTTCTTGGCGAACCTACGAGTACGCGCAGCATAACGGGAACCTCTATCCCACCCACGGTTTAGGGCCGGTGGCGCAGTATATGGACGTTAACCGGGGCGATGCTTTCGACTATATGGTCTCGATCAGCTCGCCGGCGAAGATGCGAAACAACTACGCGAAAGAGAAGTTTCCGCCGGACCACAAGTGGAACAAGATGAACTTCGTTTGTGGCGATATCAATACGTCGATCATTAAGACGAAGCTTGGTAGAACGATCATGTTGCAATGGGACGAACAGTTGCCTCGGCCTTATTCGCGACACAACTTCTTGCAGGGCACTCTTGGTGCTTGGGGCGGATTTCCAGATCGGATGTCTCACGAAACCAACGAAGGTGGCCCAGACGAGTGGAAGTCCGGAAAGGACTTGGAGAAGTGGTACGAAAAGTACGAGCACCCTCTGTTCAAGCGCATGGGTGAGGAGTCGAAGAAGAATGGCGGCCACGGCGGAATGGACTTTATGATGCTGTGGCGCATCGTTTACTGTTTGCGAAACGGGATTCCGGTTGACCAGGATGTTTACGACGCGGTTGCTTGGTCGGCGCCGTTCCCATTGAGCGAGATGTCGGTGGCGAACCGCGGAAAGTCGATGGACTTCCCCGACTTCACTCGTGGAGAGTGGAAGACGAGGAAGCCCCTCGATAACATGTCGAACGCTTAGTTCTTGGTGAAGACGATTGACACCGAAGGGGTCTTCATCCCTTTCGGTGCTCCGCTCTTCGATGCCTGCTCTTGAGCTTGCTTTGATACGTCAAACGTGATGGTTTTTCCGTTCGAGCTCAGCGTTCCAACGAGAGTTTTTGGTCCCTTACTCGACTTGCTTCCCGTCATCGTCACTTGGTTACCTTTCATCGTCCAAGTGCCTTCTTCAGTCTGTGGCTTCTGAGCTCCGGGACCTCCGGTGGTCGTCATGGTGTACTTTCCACCCTTCATAAGGACCGCGTTCATCCGAATTCCGGAGACCATGCTCATGCCCAT encodes the following:
- the proS gene encoding proline--tRNA ligase is translated as MSSNYGITPQGENFSEWYNELVVKAELADHSAVRGCMVIKPHGYAIWELMQRALDDMFKETGHVNAYFPLLIPKSFFEKEADHVDGFAKECAVVTHHRLKANPDGKGLIPDPDAKLTEEYIIRPTSETIIWNTYKNWIQSYRDLPLLINQWANVMRWEMRTRMFLRTAEFLWQEGHTAHATYDEAEQEALTILHECYAKFAEEWMAVPVVKGIKSEGEKFAGADHTYTIEAMTQDLRAIQAGTSHHLGQSFAKAFDVTFQSAEGKLEHVYATSWGVSTRLIGTLIMAHSDDKGLVCPPKLAPVQVVFIPMGRGEVWDVTVAKAKALAAELKARGVRVKVDDRTKEGPGFKAKDWDLKGACVRVEVGGRELEAGELGVARRDSEEKLLVPVDQIVDRCVSLLDEIQANLYAKALAFREANTVRVDTWDDFLARFEGEGGGGFVLAHWDGTQETEDKISEATKATIRCIPLVPLAPGDDQPGVCVMTGKPSKQRVVFAKAY
- a CDS encoding cis-3-hydroxy-L-proline dehydratase, producing the protein MGIKAIRGYQVDLPLFEGTYKWSGGKSVSVFDSTIVEVETDEGVTGWGEVCPLGPFYLPAYAAGVRAGIKELGPHLIGYDACEIGVLNDRMDAALQGHPYVKSGIDMACWDILGKTAGLPVCTLLGGRSGDDITLYRAISQESPEEMASKVAKYRAEGYRRFQLKVGGDPDVDIARIKAVAAELLPGDRLVADANTGWTQHEAMRVVLAVKDVDVYIEQPCRSYEECLSVRRHTNHPFVLDENINSLEMLLHAQRDLAMDVVNIKISKLGGITKARQVRDMCVTLGIALTIEDSWGGDIVTAAIAHLAHSCPHESRFTSTDFNSYVTVSTANGAPQRDNGKMRASTAPGLGIEPKMDVLGAPVLEVR
- a CDS encoding Gfo/Idh/MocA family oxidoreductase, which produces MHEMPRRDFLAAAGAAGIAATGLATQSTPRRKPGSKSVANLAVKLDRVRAAFIGVGARGSGHLSQMCLIDGVDIIAVCDNHLPTLERAINNVVNRHKRPAPAAYGRGDDDYKRMLERKDIDIVIIATPWDLHAPMALAAMEAGKHAFVEVPVAVTLEDMWKLVDTSERTQKICMMMENVCYGREELLVLNMARHGVFGDLLHGEASYIHDLRGQMFEVEHGTGSWRTYEYAQHNGNLYPTHGLGPVAQYMDVNRGDAFDYMVSISSPAKMRNNYAKEKFPPDHKWNKMNFVCGDINTSIIKTKLGRTIMLQWDEQLPRPYSRHNFLQGTLGAWGGFPDRMSHETNEGGPDEWKSGKDLEKWYEKYEHPLFKRMGEESKKNGGHGGMDFMMLWRIVYCLRNGIPVDQDVYDAVAWSAPFPLSEMSVANRGKSMDFPDFTRGEWKTRKPLDNMSNA
- the secD gene encoding protein translocase subunit SecD codes for the protein MGALAAVGFTKFKTIYGLDIKGGTRLTYQVKLRKDQQGKIAMPKARSQIISVLLNRASGMAAEPVVAAKGDDQVVVELPGISDINEARRVIGSSARIELYHARNLNSAQNQSRIYDEVRSEDPNTPVVKFLRRSDGKRIEPGTPEYKQVIDGWFLILAGTDLAAATAQPAGQNSYQPAMEFNNDGTRKMSQWMDRYFGKEEPIAFVMDGRVLSVSPVMKDARISNNAFISGEFSTKYVTSLVALLNGGSLPAELEELSSSAVSPTIGDAAYGKMVTAGAIAFAVISIYLIGYYAFPGVVALCALCLYTLFTLTALKFIGATFSLAAIAGFILSVGMAVDANILVFERFKEEMRNGRPLMSAMEIGFKRALPAIIDSNACTILTSLVLANIGTGPVKGFATTLIIGVAISLFTAVTVTRSLLIFLVGSGIGKDLKWYAIERDWFKKYTLGHEILPILQKWKKWFAISAATVVIGLVFVPLGGFKFNVELQGGTEAQFLFKGDNTTASISEGLEKAGFKGSTVKFGEAKDGNKLAIISVPDDAFKGEKDPGKRTQAVLAASGLQNATDAGSTTVGPTLQKEVQVGAATGVGISILLIIAYLALRFGFSVGGFKEGLKFGLSAIGALFHDILVVVFMAALFGYFFKWDISSLFLTAMLTIIGFSVHDTIIVFDRIRENLRHQEAGEDIAHLMNRSITQTFSRSINTSGTVIVTLLILVLFGTPTPDLKFFVVTMLIGIVSGTYSSIYNASPILYLWDKSIVEKKGDKAGLVGLARAEMARSAQFNHAPQSVPRAQANVSEGGRSYGQVRRRAKDTVKDSWQELD